From the genome of Callithrix jacchus isolate 240 chromosome 7, calJac240_pri, whole genome shotgun sequence, one region includes:
- the TNFRSF14 gene encoding tumor necrosis factor receptor superfamily member 14: MAPLPWRPAPKADLLRLVLYLTILGAPCCAPALPSCKEDEYPVGTECCPKCSPGYRVKQPCEELTGTVCEPCPPGTYIAHLNGLSKCLKCQMCDPAMGLLATRNCSRTENTLCSCGPGHFCVLQDGDHCAVCQAHATSSPDQRVQKGGTEGQDTLCQNCPPGTFSPSGTLEGCQHWTKCSSWLETEARPGTSSSPRAWPLVVIIIVIVIVIVVPTLGLIMWRKRRRRRRGDFQMNASLQEAGEEQSVTEALQTPPHVTTVAEVETTPTSTGESPNH, translated from the exons ATGGCCCCTCTTCCCTGGAGACCAGCCCCCAAAGCCGACCTCTTGAGGCTG GTGCTATATCTCACCATCCTGGGAGCCCCCTGCTGCGCCCCAGCTCTGCCCTCCTGCAAAGAGGATGAGTACCCAGTGGGCACCGAGTGCTGCCCCAAGTGCAGCCCGG GTTACCGTGTGAAGCAGCCCTGCGAGGAGCTGACGGGCACAGTATGTGAGCCCTGCCCTCCAGGGACCTACATTGCCCACCTCAACGGCCTGAGCAAGTGTCTGAAGTGCCAAATGTGTGATCCAG CCATGGGCCTGCTCGCCACCCGGAACTGCTCCAGGACAGAGAACACCCTGTGCAGCTGCGGCCCAGGCCACTTCTGCGTCCTCCAGGACGGGGACCACTGCGCTGTGTGCCAGGCCCACGCCACCTCCAGCCCAGACCAGAGGGTGCAGAagggag gCACTGAGGGTCAGGATACCCTGTGTCAGAACTGCCCCCCAGGGACCTTCTCTCCCAGTGGGACCCTGGAGGGATGTCAGCACTGGACCAA GTGCAGCAGCTGGCTGGAGACCGAGGCCAGACCCGGGACCAGCAGCTCCCCCAGGGCGTGGCCTCTCGTCGTCATCATCATCGTCATTGTCATCGTCATCGTTGTCCCCACACTTGGCCTAATCAtgtggaggaaaagaagaagaaggcgaAGGG GCGACTTCCAGATGAATGCCTCCCTCCAG GAGGCAGGTGAGGAACAGTCAGTCACCGAGGCCCTGCAGACTCCTCCGCATGTCACCACGGTGGCCGAGGTGGAGACAACACCCACATCCACGGGGGAGAGCCCAAACCACTGA